The following is a genomic window from Elaeis guineensis isolate ETL-2024a chromosome 10, EG11, whole genome shotgun sequence.
AGCtttgaagaaaggaaaaaaagcagCGTGCAGAAAAACTCCATTACAGAGAGTCCGAGCTCGACACATGGCACATCAGATAAAGGACACATGGTACTTTACATATGCAATATTTGTCGCATTAGGAGGCTACTAGCTTCTTCTTTAATGTATTTGTGtagattagaaagaaaaaaattagaaaaaaaaaataattcacagACATCCACAACTCCAGGGTAGTAGGTTGCTATTGCCTGTTCCATCTCATATAAGTCAGAGTCTCTCTTGAGTCACAATTAATACGGGACTAATGATGCCCTTCCTCTTACACAACAACATAGCCATCTATCAGAAGATACTCTGGACAAAGTTGCAGGAGATGCACTATAGTCTGTCGGAGACGTATCGGGACCTATCTAATATTGCGGACAAAAACTCGTGGCTCGAGTGGGTCAGCTTTTGCTCcgttatttatgaggtattatttgCTTCAACCTCTGATCGCTATGGCACGGAGTCTCATAGTTTTACTCTTTAAGAAAAAATACCTCATAGGagagagaagatttcatcatatatAAGTCAGAGTCTCTGCTGACTTAAAAATAATATAGAACTAATGATACCTTCCCTCCTATGCAACAGCATACCATATGAACTTTACACCATCTAATAAAATACTATCATATTATTagttcaaaatttcaaaatttcttATTGAGTTGAAAAATGTGAGTGAAATAAGGTATACTGTTAACCATGGTTATTAGCCATTTTGAATCTaacttttattatatatattttttaaatcttgttgaataatatgataatattttattagatgGTTCAAAATTTACGTGGTGATAAAGCAGttctaatcaatatttttttctaaataataagtTTAGATTTACTTAAATTTAAATGCAGGAAATCCCGTTCAACTATCCATCATGAGTCCATCAATCAAGGGCAGGGCATCGAACAATCTGGAGCAACGAGCATATAACGTAGGTGGACCCACCACTAGGCATGCCTATTTTAAATCATCCAGTGTTGATCGATGCATGGACGGTAGTGGGAACCTTCAACTCTGCATAACTTCGGTACACGCATGCCAATGATTTAGCCCTTAACAAATGAGCCCAAAGGCGGGATGGCCGGCCCACGGGCCTTCCTTGGTATCCAGTCCTGACCTAGTAGGGGCATTATGGGAAGTCCATGTCCCCCGACTCGCTCCGCATGGTACAGGGGGAGGCGAGGCGTTACAAGCGTCAGCGCAATCCCGGCCTTGAGATGATTTCTAGATGGACGGCTATTATTAAATGCTCAGCTTGTTAATTTGTGCAATAGCGTTGCCGTGCCAATAAAAGCTATTCCATCTTGAGGGAGGGTAACTTCAGTCTCTCGTCTTTCCTTCTCCTCGCTGCTCGCCCCCCCCACTCCATCCCATCCGCACAAATCAAGCACTCCCCGGAGCCTAGATCCATGCCATTCCCGTTTTGACCCCTTCACCTCCGAGCCTTCcccattctctctctttctttcgttTCGAAAACTTTACTATGGAAACGGTACCAGCGCCTGGAAGGATCGATGGGCTTATGGAGAAGAGCCCTCCTCCAATATCCCAGCCTGCGCCTGCTCCACCTTTCACACCATTGAAGAGGTTTCTGGCCAGTTCGTGCGAAGGAGAACTTCGCATCGAGAAGAATCCCGTAGACAAGCTGGAGCAGAGCGCCGAGACACCTCCTTGTTCTGGTGCAACAGGCACTCATCCTCCGAATGGGATTTTGTCGAACGATTTCAGCTTGTATGGAGGTATCGTTGGATGTAGTGGTAAGGGTGCGGTCACCAGAAGAGAGAACTATGGAGAAAGAAAGGGGATGCGAAGCAGCTCATCTACAgttgccgccgccgccgccgccgcttcTGTTGTGAAAGGCCAATGGACTTCTGAGGAGGACAGGTACCAATAGCCCGGctttgctttttcttcttcttttttcctttgtaTATATCATGTACATAGAATCATCTCTTCCAGGAGTTTCCTTCTTGCCAAATATAATGCAAGAGATGGTTGATTAATTTCTTATGTTCTCCATTGTGCTGCAGTATGTTGGTCCGACTGGTGAAGCAACATGGTGTTCGGAAATGGTCTCAGATTGCTAAGAAGTTGGTTGGTAGGATCGGAAAGCAGTGTAGAGAAAGATGGCATAATCATCTGCGGCCTGATATCAAGGTTCCACAGTTCAGTCTACATGTTGACTTCAACTCgtttatttctttcttcttctatatCTTTATACtatcttttttttgatggaaatggaGGCTGAAAACGATCAGCTCCCAATTTTTATATTATCTTCAAATAGTTTTCTTCTGGTCGAATTTTAGATAGATGACCATCGGgatccttatatatatatatatattggtacaACGGGATCCTTATATTTCGAGCTCTGATGTACGTCGAGAAGTTGCTTCTTTGGAGTCCGCACCTAACCATTTTTGGTTTTTGTCCGCTGGTACTTTCCCTGCATCATTTCATCCATCTTGCTCCTTAATTATACTTGGCTTTCCAACTTCATTCTCATGCGTCGCGTCATGCTTAATTACCGAATATGTCACGATATCTAGAATGCTTTCTGCCGTCAGCTTTCTGCTTTTGCTCATATTCTAATGTCATCACGTACGTGCTTTTTATTCTCTCCGCAGAAGGAAACATGGACCGAAGAAGAGGAGAGGCTATTAGTGGAAGCACATAAGAAGGTGGGAAATCGATGGGCTGAGATCGCGAAGTATATCCCGGGCAGAAGTGAGAACTCCATCAAGAACCACTGGAATGCAACGAGGAGGAGGCAGAATGCAAAGAGAAAGAGCAAGAGAAAGACAGCTCAAGGTGGAGGTTGTGGACCCTC
Proteins encoded in this region:
- the LOC105052145 gene encoding transcription factor MYB64-like, whose amino-acid sequence is METVPAPGRIDGLMEKSPPPISQPAPAPPFTPLKRFLASSCEGELRIEKNPVDKLEQSAETPPCSGATGTHPPNGILSNDFSLYGGIVGCSGKGAVTRRENYGERKGMRSSSSTVAAAAAAASVVKGQWTSEEDSMLVRLVKQHGVRKWSQIAKKLVGRIGKQCRERWHNHLRPDIKKETWTEEEERLLVEAHKKVGNRWAEIAKYIPGRSENSIKNHWNATRRRQNAKRKSKRKTAQGGGCGPSVLQEYIASRMLDLQDNCTTTKITPSTSQPRPPHQFRITFPNVLQEPLSAHDSSMLTTTQMEDCIPSIEEFLNQSTTGITAEEGGFHVGDVQDPRVLDSLDILDFDQYRNYSIASVDQRMPLAPPPGLDFFHGEANGLTTAGSDGTSTNSSTHLYSDSYISYLLNGAPSFSTDAFAGTGTPIPKDQPSSSCKKRELDLIEMLSLQLSRSQSQTSSSNGSI